CAAGACCCATAAAAATGTCCATATCCTTAGCCAATTACTTGACTCCTGGAAATTTTTCCTGAGGGAATAAGttaacagaaacaaaatgataCATACACAGATATTGTCTGcaccattatttaaaataacaaatacgGTAAATGGAAGAATTTAAGTCGCAAGAGTATGAGAAGTGTTGGTTAAATGGTAGTCGAGAAATTCAACAGACTACTACAAGAACTTTGAATAAGATCACTCAGAATACTATGTGATCTGATGGCAAAATGCttcaagcaaacattaaaaaggaaaggaaaggggcacctgtgtggctcagttgattaagcatctaatttggctcaggtcatgatctcacagtcgtgagactgagcctcacGACAAGCCCTGTGTCAGTTTCACGCTCAgcatggattctgtctccctcttcctctgcccctgccccactccctctcacaaattttttaatttaattaattaattaattaaaaaataaaaaggaaaggaaaaagaagcgCCTGActagctcagtcagaagagaATGCAACTCTTAGTCTTGGGGTCAagagttggagccctacattgggtgtggagattacttaaataaataaaacctttgggGGGAAAAGGTAAGACAAAACTATATATACACTATGATTACAAACATGTAAATAGGTTGGTGGTGGGACAAAGACTTGAGGGTaatatacaagaaagaaaataactaaaatgagGAAATCATAGATGATTTTACTCCAAATAtctcctaaatattttaattgcataaataatattttttaaatttcaaaataacaagaCCTATCCCATAGGTTATTAGTGGTGTGAGCATCTGAAGGGTTATAAATAGGAGTGAAGAGGACCAATGAATGGACTCAGATACCTCTTCTATCCAAACTCACTGGATGGAGTTTATCTCCCAGAAGTGTAGGGTAAGCCTGTTGGCCTTGTGAGAGACACGGTAGACATGATGGTTGAAACCTCAGGCTCCAAGTTACTATTCTGGTTCTGCCACTCCCTAGTCATGTGATGTTGGGTCAGTAATTTAAGCTCTAAGGCCTCTTGTTCTTCATCTGCAGTGAAGAAATAACAGCTAGCACTAGAGCTGTTATGAAGTCACCCAAGATAGTGCACAATGCCCAGCACACGGCAATTTCTAAATGTGAGCTATAGAGTAAATGACATAAGGccaaaaaatatagtaaagagataaagtgggggtgggagaaagatTAGGTCTGTGAGCAATAGGCAGAAAGTTTGAGACTCTCCTACCTACAGATGAAGACGTCTGGGCTAATATCATGTGTGAGGCGAATGCAGGTGATAAAAGCTCTGCAGATGTTAGAAACCAAGACGTCTACAAAACTTGGGCCCAGTGTCCTGTCTTTGTCTCACTAGCTACCTGATGCTAGGCAGATCACTTCATCTTTCTATTCATCAGTTCCCCTATCTTCATGATcaggattcattcatttatctaatACATATTCAGCTGAACACTTGACACGTGCAAGATCCCATACTAGTTCTCCCAGTGATGAAAACTCACCTCTAAGACAGTTGAGAACTGATTAAGAGCACAGGTTCTGGTGTTAGGTCTGGATGTAAGCCCAAACACCCTCAACTACTAGATGTATGACTTTAAGAAAGTTATCAATACTATCTGGGCTTtcatttgctcatctgtaaaatggagaaagtaaAGATTTCTATGTCATATTGTGGCTGTGAAGATCCAATGATTTGGAGAATGTCAAGCCCTTTGGCATGGTGCCTGGCAGGAACCAGGCACTTGGGAAGCACCAGCAGCAGTTAAAACAGACAGCCCCCCACTACCACCCCAACTGTCCTGCAGGGTCTTACAGTGGAGACTACACTAAAAAGTTCTAGGACCTGGGGCACGTGGGtagttcaattggttaagcatctgactcttggttgggtcatgatctcacagttcatgagttcgagtcctgcatcaggctgtgtgctgacagtgtagaacctgcttgggattctctctctccctctctatctgcctccctctctctctctcgatctgtctctctctctgtctctcaaaaataaataaatatttgtttgtttgtttgtttgtttataaatattatttatatttatttataaatatttttaaaaattttaagtcctGGGACCCAGGCACAACTAATGACTCATGATAACCCAGATAAAGgtgttttcttcaaatacttgaaGGGCTGTCTGGTACAAGAGCGATGAGACATTCTGTAAAACACTAAGAATCTAGCCAAGACAAATATAATGAAAGACCTGTCTTACAAGCAGAGGAGACCAAAGCTAAATGGGGCTATCTCACTAGGTGGTGAGTTCCCCACTGCTGCAGATGTGCAGGCAGACACTGCACAGCACCCCTCTAAAATGTTGTTGATAAGACCCAAGTCATGCTGAAATATATGACCTCAGTGGTCACATTTAATCCTAAAATGCCACAGGTAATCATTTCTGACCATGAGGAACAGAGAAGCTGTCTTGGGGGAGGTGGAATTTGAATTGAGCTTGAAGGGTGAGTGGGATTTTAATAGAATGCATGGAAACATTCTCTTCAGGGGGCACTCTGTGGAAATGCAAGAAGGCCTAGGAAAGCAGAGTGTGCTAAAACAGAGTAGCTGGTGTAGCTCATCACAGGGACCTGGATGAGAAGAGAGCAAAGTACAGTATGGCCAGTCCCTGTCCCACTCCCTTCATGGAACAGACTGGAACCCAGTAATCTGTGAAAAAAGGATTTCACAGAATCCCAAAGCATGATACAATTGTGCTGTATTATCACAATCCCACCATTGGATGGCATTCTAAATCCATAGCCCACCATGGTGATCACCAGATACCAGCTTGGGACAGTCCCTGGCTGAGTTGCCAATGCGGGTGCTACATAGTCTCTTTCAAGCTGGGGTTTCACTCCAGGGGAAACAAAGGGGCCTAGGACATAGCACTGTGCCATCACCACTCTGAAGACATATCCAAAGTACAGGGCTGGGGTCTGTACCCATGGGAATATGGGAATCAAGCCCTGAACCAGGACTCCAAGCACAGGGAACCATAGAAAATACAGGGAATTTGGAGTCAAGAAACCTAGATTCAAGTCCCAGGCCTACAACTCCTTTGGTATTATttcaggcaaattatttaaccccTCCAAGACCCATGGCTTCATCCATAAAGTGGAGACCTTAACTCTCTCAGTTGATTCCAGAGGGACTGTATGAAAGTGCTTTACTAAATTACATAAATGCTGATTATTTCTATATAAACATCTCTTCCCTAGCTGTGCCATAGGTCCTGGCCTCAAGTGATGACTGAGGAAAATCAGACTCTGCCTGAATTTCTCCTTCTAGGATTCTCTGATCTCAGGGCCCTGCAAGGCCCCCTTTTCTGGGTGGTACTTCTGGTCTACCTGCTCACCTTGCTGGGTAACTCTGTGATCATCCTCCTAACACAGGGTAGCCCTGCCCTGCActcccccatgtacttcttcttGCGCCACCTCTCAGTGGTGGAGGTCCTGTACACCACAGACATCGTGCCCAGGACCCTGGTTGACCTGGCCTCCCCACACCCCCGGGCCATCTCATTCCAGAGCTGTGCAACCCAGATGTATGTCTTCATTGTCCTGGGCATCACAGAGTGCTGCCTGCTCACagccatggcctatgaccgctatgctGCCATCTGCCGGCCCCTGCACTATTCCACCCTCATGAGCTGGCAGGCCTGCACAGCTATGGTGGgtatctcctggttcatgggcaTCATCACAGCCACCACCCATTCCTCCCTCATCTtcactctgcctttccccagccaCCCAATCATCCCACACTTCCTCTGTGACATCCTGCCTGTACTGAGGCTGGCAAGTGCTGGGAAGCACAGGAGTGAAATCTCTGTGGTGACAGCCACCGTGGTCTTCATTATGGTCCCCTTCTCTCTGATTGTCAC
The genomic region above belongs to Prionailurus bengalensis isolate Pbe53 chromosome B4, Fcat_Pben_1.1_paternal_pri, whole genome shotgun sequence and contains:
- the LOC122473995 gene encoding olfactory receptor 10P1 yields the protein MTEENQTLPEFLLLGFSDLRALQGPLFWVVLLVYLLTLLGNSVIILLTQGSPALHSPMYFFLRHLSVVEVLYTTDIVPRTLVDLASPHPRAISFQSCATQMYVFIVLGITECCLLTAMAYDRYAAICRPLHYSTLMSWQACTAMVGISWFMGIITATTHSSLIFTLPFPSHPIIPHFLCDILPVLRLASAGKHRSEISVVTATVVFIMVPFSLIVTSYARILGAILAMASTQSRRKVFSTCSSHLLVVFLFFGTASITYIRPQAGSSVTMNRILSLFYTVVTPMLNPIIYTLRNKEVAGALWHMVKRQVSSP